From Erigeron canadensis isolate Cc75 unplaced genomic scaffold, C_canadensis_v1 Conyza_canadensis_unscaffolded:108, whole genome shotgun sequence, the proteins below share one genomic window:
- the LOC122584199 gene encoding glucan endo-1,3-beta-glucosidase 8-like → MAGEKMSRHLNLANLLIVCTLVLSIFASDVESLGVNWGTKSSHQLPPDTVVQMLKDNGFTKVKLFDADPNILNALADTDIEVMVGVKNVELDKLTEKINAATWVKKNVVRYVDNKVKITSVAVGNEPFLKDYKDMFLNSTRPALENIQNALDDAKLGDKIKASVPFNGDVYMSPPWRAVPSAGIFRPDVADEVEDIVDFLAKNKAPFIVNIFPFLSLTLGDAGFPIDYAFFDGDGVVQDGNYKYTNVFDANYDTCVSALKQIGHENMPIVVGEIGWPTDGNKWANTSLASRFYNGLLPRLAGNNGTHLRPGHIEVYLFGLLDEDKKSILPGDFERHWGIFDYAGQPKFETSLAGKDNNKTLVGAKNVGYQSTKWCILKEHESHDKKKLNESMTYACDRADCSAFADGGSCSGLHDADKTSYAINTFFQVANQSKASCDFGGIATEVQKDPSTGHCKFNIQIKPYDHHEDSESSPSPSPPRSSSSHFTSPRPAMVVLVILIMASLTFF, encoded by the exons ATGGCAGGGGAAAAAATGTCAAGACATTTGAATCTTGCAAATCTCTTGATTGTATGTACACTCGTGTTGAGCATTTTTGCTTCAGATGTTGAAAGTTTGGGTGTGAATTGGGGTACCAAATCTTCGCATCAACTACCACCTGACACGGTGGTTCAGATGTTGAAAGACAATGGATTTACGAAGGTCAAGCTGTTTGATGCGGATCCAAACATCCTAAATGCTTTGGCAGACACTGATATTGAAGTCATGGTGGGTGTTAAGAATGTTGAACTCGATAAGTTGACCGAAAAGATAAATGCTGCAACATGGGTCAAGAAAAACGTCGTCAGATATGTTGACAATAAAGTCAAGATAAC GAGTGTAGCTGTTGGTAATGAGCCGTTTCTGAAGGACTATAAAGATATGTTCCTCAACTCAACACGACCAGCATTGGAGAATATCCAAAATGCCCTTGATGATGCAAAACTTGGAGATAAAATCAAGGCCTCGGTTCCATTCAATGGGGACGTTTACATGTCCCCACCATGGAGGGCTGTGCCGTCTGCAGGTATTTTTCGTCCCGATGTTGCTGATGAGGTCGAAGATATAGTGGATTTCCTTGCAAAGAACAAGGCTCCATTTATTGTCAATATCTTCCCATTCTTGAGCCTTACATTGGGTGATGCTGGTTTTCCTATCGATTATGCATTTTTTGACGGTGATGGTGTTGTCCAAGATGGAAACTACAAGTACACAAATGTGTTTGATGCAAACTATGACACTTGTGTATCAGCTTTGAAACAAATTGGTCACGAGAACATGCCTATCGTGGTTGGGGAGATAGGTTGGCCCACTGATGGAAATAAATGGGCCAACACCTCCCTTGCTTCACGATTTTATAACGGGTTGTTGCCACGACTAGCAGGCAATAATGGGACACATTTGCGCCCAGGTCATATAGAAGTGTACCTCTTTGGACTGTTAGATGAAGATAAAAAAAGCATACTTCCCGGTGACTTTGAGCGACATTGGGGTATCTTTGACTATGCTGGTCAGCCAAAGTTTGAAACAAGCTTAGCTGGAAAGGACAATAACAAGACATTGGTAGGAGCCAAAAACGTCGGGTATCAATCTACGAAATGGTGCATTCTGAAGGAACACGAGTCTCATGACAAGAAGAAACTCAATGAGAGCATGACTTATGCTTGTGACCGTGCAGACTGTAGTGCATTTGCTGATGGTGGATCATGTAGTGGACTTCATGATGCTGACAAGACGTCTTATGCAATAAACACTTTCTTCCAAGTGGCAAACCAGTCGAAAGCTAGCTGTGATTTCGGTGGAATAGCCACTGAAGTTCAGAAAGACCCGTCTACGGGTCATTGCAAGTTTAACATTCAAATCAAGCCATATGACCATCATGAAGATTCAGAATCATCAccgtcaccatcaccaccacggTCCTCATCATCACATTTCACCAGTCCTCGACCTGCTATGGTGGTTTTGGTCATCTTGATCATGGCTTCATTAACTTTCTTTTAG
- the LOC122584204 gene encoding protein SINE1-like isoform X2, with amino-acid sequence MRRNLTPVVRRELENLDKDAESRKSAMKALKGYVKDLDSKAIPIFLAQVSETKETGLTSGEYTISLYEVLARVHGTKIVPQIDNIMMTIIKTLNSSAGSFALHQACSKVVPAVARYGMDPTTPDVKKREIIYSLCKPLSDSLLASQENLSSGAALCLRALVESDNWRFASSEMVNEVCQRAAAALEKPMQANSHMDLVKALAKHNGLIVEDYARLLIRSGVGILNMGVAEGNSQKRLSAIQMVNYLMRSLDYKSIMSELTFVIGEMEKCLNDQMAYVKGAAFEAIQTAKRLLIQKGSRHEHRRDLSPVTGSPRSVTMESYGDYNSISYSPFSVSFASGDSDSDKRSFNRKFWSNVDVSLKDGLFSGGMDTPRSVIESSETQGDYEDEFSGFLHRSLTNNSRSPSGSVIESSKTQGDYEDGFLGFSQESPTNGYSRNATPSPQVRNDDSSENESRRFSSPASSKFNWSLDSNNDLNRVYSDLNESYTNKEQLNGTTESVSSTEDIPLSKNNNSQLSQELAPVAKAKYQIPTAISIASGLFVLFIAVVCFLWVRASDEGYNLVPT; translated from the exons ATGAGAAGAAATTTGACCCCGGTGGTTAGACGTGAATTAGAAAATCTTGATAAGGATGCAGAAAGTAGGAAGTCAGCAATGAAAGCGTTGAAGGGCTATGTAAAGGATTTGGATTCAAAGGCAATTCCCATCTTTCTTGCTCAGGTTTCTGAGACTAAAGAAACTGGATTAACATCTGGCGAATACACAATATCACTTTATGAAGTTCTTGCACGTGTTCATGGGACTAAAATCGTTCCTCAAATTGATAATATCATGATGACTATCATCAAGACTTTGAATTCTAGCGCAGGCTCGTTTGCTCTTCATCAGGCATGCTCAAAGGTTGTACCTGCCGTTGCAAGATATGGGATGGATCCCACGACACCTGATGTCAAGAAAAGGGAAATTATCTACTCTTTGTGTAAGCCTCTTTCGGATTCTCTTTTAGCTAGCCAAGAGAATTTATCTTCTGGTGCTGCTCTTTGTTTAAGAGCTCTTGTGGAATCAGATAATTGGCGATTTGCTTCTAGTGAAATGGTGAATGAGGTTTGTCAAAGGGCAGCTGCGGCTTTGGAGAAGCCTATGCAGGCTAATTCACATATGGATTTAGTCAAGGCTTTAGCTAAACATAATGGTTTAATTGTAGAAGATTATGCAAGATTGTTGATTAGGTCTGGTGTCGGGATCTTGAACATGGGTGTTGCTGAGGGAAATTCTCAGAAACGACTGTCGGCTATTCAAATGGTGAACTATTTGATGAGGAGTTTGGACTACAAGAGTATAATGTCTGAATTAACCTTTGTGATTGGAGAAATGGAAAAGTGTCTAAATGATCAAATGGCGTATGTTAAAGGGGCGGCTTTTGAAGCAATACAGACTGCTAAAAGACTCTTGATCCAGAAAGGATCTAGACATGAGCATAGAAGAGATTTGTCACCCGTTACTGGATCACCTCGATCAGTAACTATGGAATCTTATGGTGACTACAATTCTATTTCATATTCACCATTTTCAGTTAGTTTTGCATCTGGAGATAGTGATTCTGATAAAAGAAGTTTTAATCGAAAATTCTGGAGCAATGTGGATGTGTCTCTGAAAGATGGACTATTTTCCGGAGGGATGGATACTCCTAGAAGTGTCATTGAAAGCTCTGAGACCCAAGGTGATTATGAAGACGAGTTTTCAGGATTCTTGCATAGAAGCCTGACTAATAACTCAAGAAGCCCTTCTGGAAGTGTCATAGAAAGCTCCAAGACTCAAGGAGATTATGAAGACGGGTTTTTAGGTTTCTCACAGGAAAGCCCAACTAATGGCTACTCAAGAAATGCTACTCCTAGTCCTCAG GTTCGAAATGATGACAGCTCAGAAAACGAAAGCAGAAGATTCAGTAGTCCTGCATCTAGCAAATTCAACTGGAGCCTTGATTCAAATAATGATCTAAACCGTGTCTATAGCGACCTCAATGAGAGCTACACTAATAAAGAACAGCTTAATGGCACCACAGAATCCGTCTCGTCAACTGAAGACATCCCATTAAGTAAGAACAATAATTCTCAGCTTTCTCAAGAACTTGCTCCTGTAGCCAAGGCAAAATATCAGATACCGACAGCTATTAGCATTGCCTCTGGGTTATTTGTTCTGTTCATTGCGGTTGTTTGTTTTTTGTGGGTACGAGCTTCCGATGAAGGTTACAACCTTGTACCCACCTGA
- the LOC122584202 gene encoding glucan endo-1,3-beta-glucosidase 8-like, with the protein MSGVKGVILVILMGLFWTSIKVEGLGVNWGTMATHKMDPKTVVQMMKDNGITKVKLFDAEQSTMSALAGSGIEVMIAIPNDQLLAMNDYGRAKKFVQRNVTRYAFNGGVNIKYVAVGNEPFLKAYNGSFQKTTFPALQNIQNALNEAGHGDTIKATVPSNADVYGSPTDNPVPSAGRFRPDINDQMVQLVQFLAQNKAPFTVNIYPFLSLYGNDNFPIDFAFFDGVNQPVVDNGIQYTNVFDANYDTLVSALKVAGYGDMPIIVGEVGWPTDGDKNANINMAYRFYNGLMPRLGSNKGTPLRPGAIEVYLFGLIDEDAKSIAPGNFERHWGIFRYDGQPKFAMDISGRGQNGQLVPAQNVRYQEKRWCQFNPDAKDLSKLGENIDFACTFSDCTPLGYGSSCNGLDANANASYAFNAYYQVQNQDEMACNFQGLAKPTTLNISTDTCRFNIQIVGTYSSATRASIYLFVYALILMFCSL; encoded by the exons atgtcaggGGTAAAAGGCGTAATATTGGTAATCTTGATGGGCCTGTTTTGGACAAGTATAAAAGTAGAGGGGCTGGGAGTAAACTGGGGGACTATGGCAACACACAAGATGGATCCAAAAACAGTGGTGCAGATGATGAAAGATAATGGAATAACTAAAGTCAAACTATTTGATGCTGAACAGTCAACGATGAGTGCTTTGGCAGGTTCAGGTATTGAAGTTATGATTGCGATTCCAAATGATCAACTTTTGGCTATGAATGATTATGGGCGAGCTAAGAAATTTGTTCAAAGGAATGTTACTCGTTATGCTTTTAACGGTGGGGTAAATATCAA ATACGTTGCAGTCGGGAACGAGCCGTTCTTGAAAGCGTACAATGGATCATTTCAGAAAACAACGTTCCCGGCCCTTCAGAATATCCAAAATGCCCTTAATGAGGCCGGGCATGGTGATACCATCAAGGCTACTGTACCTTCAAATGCTGATGTATACGGATCACCTACCGACAACCCGGTGCCTTCTGCAGGTCGATTCCGGCCTGACATCAATGACCAAATGGTCCAACTAGTCCAGTTCCTAGCACAAAATAAAGCACCCTTCACAGTTAACATATACCCATTTTTAAGTCTTTATGGAAACGACAATTTCCCGATTGACTTTGCTTTCTTTGATGGTGTAAACCAGCCTGTTGTTGATAATGGGATTCAATACACCAACGTGTTTGATGCCAATTACGACACTCTGGTATCGGCTTTGAAGGTAGCAGGCTATGGTGATATGCCTATTATAGTCGGTGAGGTTGGGTGGCCCACTGATGGAGACAAGAATGCCAACATAAACATGGCGTATCGGTTCTATAATGGGCTTATGCCTCGCCTTGGCTCGAATAAAGGGACCCCACTTCGACCTGGTGCGATTGAAGTTTACCTTTTTGGGCTCATTGATGAGGATGCTAAGAGCATTGCCCCAGGGAACTTTGAACGTCACTGGGGGATTTTTAGATATGATGGGCAACCGAAATTTGCAATGGACATCTCGGGTCGAGGCCAAAATGGGCAATTAGTACCAGCCCAAAATGTGCGGTATCAAGAGAAGAGGTGGTGTCAATTTAACCCGGATGCAAAAGATTTGAGCAAACTTGGGGAGAATATTGACTTTGCTTGTACATTTTCTGATTGTACACCTCTCGGGTATGGTTCATCGTGTAACGGGTTGGATGCGAATGCTAATGCTTCTTATGCATTCAACGCGTATTATCAAGTGCAAAATCAAGATGAAATGGCGTGCAACTTTCAAGGTTTGGCTAAGCCGACAACACTCAACATCTCAACTGACACGTGCAGGTTCAACATTCAGATCGTTGGAACATACTCATCGGCTACCCGTGCATCGATTTACCTTTTTGTATACGCTCTCATTCTCATGTTTTGCTCTCTGTAG
- the LOC122584205 gene encoding ADP-glucose phosphorylase, which translates to MTTKQNPEIRKDTINNRFVILSPARSRRPSDFKSKSKPESSNGSSSNNATCPFCAGNEHQCAPEIFRSPEDSSSDWKVRVIENLYPALSRDIEAKADDCDQMKEGNFIRTGFGFHDVVIESPVHSVHLPDLSEEGVGGVLLAYKKRLLQLFDVDSISYVQVFKNYGASAGASMSHSHSQILALPVIPTTTSTRLDSMKMYHHQTGKCILCDIQADNLLIDKSTHFMSIAPFASSFAFETWIVPLYHSSHYHEIHEDKAMDLGGLLKLTLQKLSLQLNDPPYNLMIHTSPLRVTSLQLPYAHWYIQIVPQLSTVGGFEMGTGCYINPVFPEDAAKLLREVEVPKKG; encoded by the exons atgacaacaaaacaaaaccccGAAATCAGAAAAGACACAATAAACAACCGGTTCGTGATTTTGTCTCCCGCACGATCTCGCAGACCATCAGACTTCAAATCAAAATCCAAACCCGAATCATCAAACGGGTCAAGCTCCAATAACGCCACGTGTCCATTTTGTGCAGGAAATGAACACCAATGTGCCCCAGAAATATTCCGGTCACCGGAAGATTCTTCTTCTGATTGGAAAGTACGTGTGATTGAGAATTTGTATCCCGCACTTAGTAGAGACATTGAAGCTAAAGCTGATGATTGTGATCAGATGAAAGAAGGAAATTTTATTCGAACCGGGTTCGGGTTTCATGATGTTGTGATTGAGTCGCCGGTTCATTCGGTTCACTTGCCGGATTTATCGGAAGAGGGGGTTGGAGGTGTTTTACTTGCTTATAAGAAGAGGCTTTTACAGCTTTTTGATGTTGACTCGATTAGCTATGTGCAG GTTTTCAAAAACTACGGTGCCTCAGCTGGGGCTTCAATGAGTCATTCACACAGTCAAATTTTAGCTCTCCCGGTTATTCCGACCACTACCTCTACTCGTCTCGACAGCATGAAAATGTACCATCATCAGACAGGAAAGTGTATTCTTTGTGACATTCAGGcagacaatttattaattgaTAAATCGACCCATTTCATGTCCATCGCCCCATTTGCTTCAAGTTTTGCTTTTGAGACATGGATTGTTCCTCTCTATCATTCCTCTCACTACCATGAAATTCATGAAGATAAG GCTATGGATCTTGGGGGACTACTGAAACTTACTCTTCAAAAGTTATCCTTGCAGTTGAATGACCCACCATATAACTTGATGATTCATACATCTCCTCTTCGGGTCACTTCCTTGCAATTACCTTACGCTCATTGGTATATACAAATTGTACCTCAGTTATCAACAGTTGGTGGATTTGAAATGGGAACAGGGTGCTACATAAACCCCGTATTTCCAGAGGATGCTGCAAAACTCCTTCGGGAGGTAGAGGTTCCAAAGAAGGGTTAA
- the LOC122584204 gene encoding protein SINE1-like isoform X1, with translation MRRNLTPVVRRELENLDKDAESRKSAMKALKGYVKDLDSKAIPIFLAQVSETKETGLTSGEYTISLYEVLARVHGTKIVPQIDNIMMTIIKTLNSSAGSFALHQACSKVVPAVARYGMDPTTPDVKKREIIYSLCKPLSDSLLASQENLSSGAALCLRALVESDNWRFASSEMVNEVCQRAAAALEKPMQANSHMDLVKALAKHNGLIVEDYARLLIRSGVGILNMGVAEGNSQKRLSAIQMVNYLMRSLDYKSIMSELTFVIGEMEKCLNDQMAYVKGAAFEAIQTAKRLLIQKGSRHEHRRDLSPVTGSPRSVTMESYGDYNSISYSPFSVSFASGDSDSDKRSFNRKFWSNVDVSLKDGLFSGGMDTPRSVIESSETQGDYEDEFSGFLHRSLTNNSRSPSGSVIESSKTQGDYEDGFLGFSQESPTNGYSRNATPSPQRSRSYVNVDNMDLFTTPRKLIKSLQVRNDDSSENESRRFSSPASSKFNWSLDSNNDLNRVYSDLNESYTNKEQLNGTTESVSSTEDIPLSKNNNSQLSQELAPVAKAKYQIPTAISIASGLFVLFIAVVCFLWVRASDEGYNLVPT, from the exons ATGAGAAGAAATTTGACCCCGGTGGTTAGACGTGAATTAGAAAATCTTGATAAGGATGCAGAAAGTAGGAAGTCAGCAATGAAAGCGTTGAAGGGCTATGTAAAGGATTTGGATTCAAAGGCAATTCCCATCTTTCTTGCTCAGGTTTCTGAGACTAAAGAAACTGGATTAACATCTGGCGAATACACAATATCACTTTATGAAGTTCTTGCACGTGTTCATGGGACTAAAATCGTTCCTCAAATTGATAATATCATGATGACTATCATCAAGACTTTGAATTCTAGCGCAGGCTCGTTTGCTCTTCATCAGGCATGCTCAAAGGTTGTACCTGCCGTTGCAAGATATGGGATGGATCCCACGACACCTGATGTCAAGAAAAGGGAAATTATCTACTCTTTGTGTAAGCCTCTTTCGGATTCTCTTTTAGCTAGCCAAGAGAATTTATCTTCTGGTGCTGCTCTTTGTTTAAGAGCTCTTGTGGAATCAGATAATTGGCGATTTGCTTCTAGTGAAATGGTGAATGAGGTTTGTCAAAGGGCAGCTGCGGCTTTGGAGAAGCCTATGCAGGCTAATTCACATATGGATTTAGTCAAGGCTTTAGCTAAACATAATGGTTTAATTGTAGAAGATTATGCAAGATTGTTGATTAGGTCTGGTGTCGGGATCTTGAACATGGGTGTTGCTGAGGGAAATTCTCAGAAACGACTGTCGGCTATTCAAATGGTGAACTATTTGATGAGGAGTTTGGACTACAAGAGTATAATGTCTGAATTAACCTTTGTGATTGGAGAAATGGAAAAGTGTCTAAATGATCAAATGGCGTATGTTAAAGGGGCGGCTTTTGAAGCAATACAGACTGCTAAAAGACTCTTGATCCAGAAAGGATCTAGACATGAGCATAGAAGAGATTTGTCACCCGTTACTGGATCACCTCGATCAGTAACTATGGAATCTTATGGTGACTACAATTCTATTTCATATTCACCATTTTCAGTTAGTTTTGCATCTGGAGATAGTGATTCTGATAAAAGAAGTTTTAATCGAAAATTCTGGAGCAATGTGGATGTGTCTCTGAAAGATGGACTATTTTCCGGAGGGATGGATACTCCTAGAAGTGTCATTGAAAGCTCTGAGACCCAAGGTGATTATGAAGACGAGTTTTCAGGATTCTTGCATAGAAGCCTGACTAATAACTCAAGAAGCCCTTCTGGAAGTGTCATAGAAAGCTCCAAGACTCAAGGAGATTATGAAGACGGGTTTTTAGGTTTCTCACAGGAAAGCCCAACTAATGGCTACTCAAGAAATGCTACTCCTAGTCCTCAG AGATCAAGATCTTACGTTAATGTTGACAACATGGACCTTTTCACGACTCCTAGAAAACTAATTAAATCTCTTCAGGTTCGAAATGATGACAGCTCAGAAAACGAAAGCAGAAGATTCAGTAGTCCTGCATCTAGCAAATTCAACTGGAGCCTTGATTCAAATAATGATCTAAACCGTGTCTATAGCGACCTCAATGAGAGCTACACTAATAAAGAACAGCTTAATGGCACCACAGAATCCGTCTCGTCAACTGAAGACATCCCATTAAGTAAGAACAATAATTCTCAGCTTTCTCAAGAACTTGCTCCTGTAGCCAAGGCAAAATATCAGATACCGACAGCTATTAGCATTGCCTCTGGGTTATTTGTTCTGTTCATTGCGGTTGTTTGTTTTTTGTGGGTACGAGCTTCCGATGAAGGTTACAACCTTGTACCCACCTGA
- the LOC122584201 gene encoding PHD finger protein ING2 translates to MAIARTGVFVDDYLEYASTLPAELQRLLNTIRELDERSQSMINQTRQQTKNCLDMASQNFNRNNHDDGDLAFEKMKKEIEGNQDNALSLCTEKVLLARQAYDLIDSHVKRLDEDLHNFAEDLKQEGKLPADEPAILPPLPLIPKLEKRKLPYIVPHSKKLEYRDREWDHRDRDFELMPPPGGFKRDYVPPLEIEQPIDPNEPTYCVCHQVSFGDMIACDNENCQGGEWFHYSCVGLTPETRFKGKWYCPTCRQLPL, encoded by the exons ATGGCGATCGCAAGAACTGGTGTCTTTGTTGATGATTACTTGGAGT atgcgAGCACATTGCCAGCTGAGTTGCAGAGGCTTCTCAACACCATCAGAGAACTTGATGAACGTTCCcaat CCATGATTAATCAAACAAGGCAGCAAACGAAGAACTGCTTGGATATGGCTTCTCAAAACTTCAATAGAAACAACCATGATGACGGTGACTTGGCTTTTGAGAAAATGAAGAAAGAGATTGAAGGGAATCAAGATAATGCTTTAAGCTTATGTACTGAGAAGGTCCTTTTGGCACGACAAGCCTACGATCTT ATAGACAGTCATGTAAAGCGTCTAGATGAAGATTTGCACAACTTTGCTGAGGATTTAAAACAAG AGGGTAAATTACCAGCTGATGAACCGGCAATACTTCCCCCGTTACCTTTAATTCCTAAGTTGGAAAAGCGGAAACTACCGTATATAGTACCTCATTCTAAGAAGCTCGAGTACAGGGACAGGGAGTGGGACCACAGGGATAGGGATTTTGAGCTTATGCCTCCACCCGGTGGATTTAAAAGGGATTATGTGCCCCCCTTGGAAATTGAGCAACCAATTGATCCAAATGAACCCACCTATTGCGTCTGTCATCAG GTTTCCTTTGGTGATATGATTGCATGTGACAATGAGAAT TGTCAAGGTGGAGAGTGGTTTCATTACTCATGTGTTGGGCTCACCCCAGAAACAAGGTTCAAGGGGAAGTGGTATTGTCCAACTTGCAGACAACTACCACTCTAA
- the LOC122584200 gene encoding casein kinase 1-like protein HD16: protein MPQLRSGARRSKRIGDLQHPATQPENVVAPRVTRRKAGGGRGRGGNAAAAGVGKGRPAGRGRGVKLIDLDPEPPCEVVPNVAAVRIAEPVVDVVAEKDLAMEGGSADRIMGVEEDGNATPVPDKVTVGSSPLYKTERKLGKGGFGQVYVGRRVTGGSGRTGPDAVEVALKFEHRNSKGCNYGPPYEWQVYSTLNGCYGIPSVHYKGRLGDFYILVMDMLGPSLWDVWNNLGQSMSPNMVACIAVEAISILEKLHSKGFVHGDVKPENFLLGQPGSADEKKLYLIDLGLASKWKESSSNQHVEYDQRPDIFRGTIRYASVHAHLGRTGSRRDDLESLAYTLIFLIKGRLPWQGYQGDNKSFLVCKKKMATSPELMCCFCPAPFKQFLEAVTNMKFDEEPNYAKLISFFDSLIEPVTSLRPIRIDGALKVGQKRGRLLINLEEDEQPKKKIRVGTPASQWVSVYNARRPMKQR, encoded by the exons ATGCCACAACTGCGGAGTGGAGCACGTAGATCAAAACGGATTGGAGATCTTCAGCATCCTGCTACGCAGCCTGAAAACGTTGTTGCGCCAAGAGTAACGAGAAGGAAAGCTGGTGGAGGTAGAGGAAGGGGTGGTAATGCTGCTGCAGCTGGTGTAGGGAAAGGGAGGCCAGCTGGTAGAGGTAGAGGTGTTAAGTTGATTGATTTGGACCCGGAACCGCCTTGTGAGGTTGTTCCTAACGTAGCTGCTGTTCGAATTGCTGAACCTGTTGTTGACGTTGTTGCGGAGAAAGATCTTGCTATGGAAGGGGGGAGTGCTGATAGAATAATGGGTGTCGAAGAAGACGGAAATGCGACCCCGGTACCTGATAAG GTAACAGTGGGTAGTTCTCCTCTTTATAAGACGGAAAGGAAGTTGGGTAAGGGTGGTTTTGGGCAGGTGTACGTTGGCAGGAGGGTGACAGGTGGGTCCGGTAGAACTGGACCTGATGCAGTTGAG GTAGCATTAAAGTTTGAGCACCGCAATAGTAAAGGTTGCAACTATGGCCCTCCGTATGAGTGGCAAGTATACAG CACATTGAACGGATGTTATGGGATTCCATCGGTTCACTACAAGGGCCGGCTAGGTGATTTTTACATTCTG GTTATGGACATGCTTGGACCCAGTCTTTGGGATGTTTGGAATAATTTAGGCCAGTC GATGTCACCAAATATGGTGGCTTGCATCGCTGTTGAGGCAATATCAATTCTTGAAAAGCTTCACTCTAAGGG GTTTGTGCATGGAGACGTGAAACCAGAAAACTTCTTACTTGGTCAACCTGGATCAGCCGATGAGAAGAAGCTATATCTTATTGATCTTGGTTTGG CATCAAAATGGAAAGAGTCATCATCTAATCAGCATGTGGAATATGATCAACGGCCAGATATATTCAG GGGTACAATAAGATACGCAAGTGTACATGCACATTTAGGTCGTACCGGTAGTAGAAGAGATGACCTGGAGTCATTAGCATACACATTAATATTTCTCATAAAAGGAAGGTTACCCTGGCAAGGTTACCAG GGAGACAACAAAAGTTTTCTTGTTTGTAAGAAGAAAATGGCGACCTCACCTGAGCTTATGTGCTGTTTTTGTCCAGCACCTTTCAAACAATTTCTTGAAGCTGTTACAAATATGAAATTTGACGAGGAGCCAAACTATGCCAAACTTATATCCTTCTTTGATTCCCTAATTGAACCAGTCACATCACTGAGACCAATCAGGATTGACGGGGCtctcaag GTTGGACAAAAAAGGGGTAGACTGCTTATAAATttggaagaagatgaacaacCAAAGAAGAAAATACGAGTAGGTACTCCGGCTTCACAATGGGTATCAGTTTACAATGCGAGACGCCCAATGAAGCAAAGGTAG